In Flavobacteriaceae bacterium, the following proteins share a genomic window:
- a CDS encoding LysE family translocator, translated as MLDDIQTAIPLGFFLSFMIGPVFFVLLETSATKGFRAALAFNFGVILADIFFIGIAYFSSFQLLENLSNQPGLFVFGGMIITVYGVIIFLKKTRKGTENASELEFKKTNYLGLFVKGFLLNFINIGVLVFWLGIIIVIGPTLENDINRFYVFFGTMVLSYFVTDIFKILLAKQLKRKLTPHRILKVKKLLGVILIICGLVLITKGFLPKDQLNPTDFIEDIRE; from the coding sequence ATGTTAGACGATATACAGACAGCAATTCCCTTAGGCTTTTTTTTAAGCTTTATGATTGGCCCTGTATTTTTTGTACTCCTAGAAACCAGTGCTACAAAAGGTTTTAGAGCTGCACTAGCTTTTAATTTTGGAGTTATTTTAGCTGATATTTTTTTTATAGGCATAGCATATTTTAGTAGTTTTCAACTTCTTGAAAACTTAAGTAATCAACCAGGTTTATTTGTTTTTGGAGGCATGATAATTACAGTTTATGGGGTTATTATTTTTTTAAAAAAAACAAGGAAAGGGACTGAAAATGCAAGTGAATTGGAATTTAAAAAAACCAATTATTTAGGACTATTTGTAAAAGGATTCTTGCTTAATTTTATAAACATAGGTGTTTTAGTTTTTTGGCTAGGAATTATTATTGTCATTGGACCAACTTTAGAAAATGATATCAATAGATTTTATGTGTTTTTTGGAACAATGGTTCTTTCTTATTTTGTAACAGATATTTTTAAAATACTACTAGCAAAACAATTAAAAAGAAAATTAACTCCACATCGTATTTTAAAAGTAAAAAAGTTATTAGGAGTTATTTTAATAATTTGTGGATTAGTACTAATTACTAAAGGATTTTTACCTAAAGATCAATTAAACCCTACTGACTTTATTGAAGACATACGCGAATAA
- a CDS encoding DUF2807 domain-containing protein, with protein MKHIFSILALVFVTSLVAQNDDIEKTIGEFTEVKVYDLIEVELIKSKEDKVVISGKNSEDVVVINKNGKLKIKMKLKEKFDGNNTTVALYYTNIETIDANEGAVIFSEDVIKQYEVDLKSQEGGKIEIPVNVKYLNIKAVTGGIVEVKGKAERQDISINTGGVSKTKEVKTETVKVAIRAGGEAEVNATELVDVNIRAGGDVYVYGDPKTIKENRIIGGRVKRMK; from the coding sequence ATGAAACATATATTTTCAATTCTAGCACTTGTATTTGTAACCTCTTTAGTGGCTCAAAACGATGATATAGAAAAAACAATAGGAGAGTTTACCGAAGTTAAAGTCTATGATTTAATTGAAGTAGAATTAATTAAATCAAAAGAAGACAAAGTAGTTATTTCAGGAAAAAATAGCGAAGATGTTGTTGTAATTAACAAAAATGGAAAGCTTAAAATAAAAATGAAACTTAAAGAAAAGTTTGATGGTAATAATACAACAGTAGCATTATATTATACAAATATTGAAACTATTGATGCTAATGAAGGAGCAGTTATTTTTTCTGAAGATGTTATTAAACAATATGAAGTTGATTTAAAAAGTCAAGAAGGTGGAAAAATTGAAATACCTGTAAATGTAAAATATTTAAATATTAAAGCTGTAACAGGAGGCATAGTTGAAGTAAAAGGGAAAGCAGAACGTCAAGATATATCTATTAATACAGGAGGGGTAAGTAAAACTAAAGAAGTAAAAACAGAAACTGTTAAAGTAGCTATAAGAGCAGGCGGAGAAGCAGAAGTAAATGCAACAGAATTAGTTGATGTTAATATAAGAGCAGGTGGAGATGTTTATGTATACGGAGACCCTAAAACTATTAAAGAAAACCGCATTATAGGAGGACGAGTAAAAAGGATGAAATAA